A stretch of DNA from Lachnospiraceae bacterium:
GGACAATGGATACGATCTTTCCATTAACAAATATAAGAAGATGGAGTATGTAGCTGTCGAATATCCCTCTACCGCAGAAATTATGGATAAGCTCGACGAACTTGAAGAGAGTATCTCCGCCGAACTGAAGGAATTGAGGAAAATGCTATGATGGAGAAAACTTTACCCGAGGTATGCACAATCCAATATGGATTTCCTTTTGACTCGGCCAAATTCTGCACTGCAGAAGGCGTTCCGCTTGTTCGCATTCGAGATGTCGTTAGGGGCTATTCGGAAACATATACAACAGAAACTGCTGGAGAAAACTATATTGTCAAAGATGGTGACCTACTCATTGGCATGGATGGAGAGTTTAATATCGCCTATTGGAAAGGTGGTCGTGCATATTTAAATCAACGAGTATGCAGATTAATTCCACGTGAAGACGTTGACCACGATTACATATTTTACTATATGCCAAAAGCACTAAAAGCAATAGAGGATGCCACGCCATTTGTGACGGTAAAGCATTTGTCTGCAAAACAACTGAGCAAAATACTGATACCCCTGCCCGATATGAGAG
This window harbors:
- a CDS encoding restriction endonuclease subunit S — encoded protein: MMEKTLPEVCTIQYGFPFDSAKFCTAEGVPLVRIRDVVRGYSETYTTETAGENYIVKDGDLLIGMDGEFNIAYWKGGRAYLNQRVCRLIPREDVDHDYIFYYMPKALKAIEDATPFVTVKHLSAKQLSKILIPLPDMREQQRISAVLRSVDRVIAMRHKELDEFNNLVKSRFIE